Proteins encoded by one window of Vanacampus margaritifer isolate UIUO_Vmar chromosome 17, RoL_Vmar_1.0, whole genome shotgun sequence:
- the stmn1a gene encoding stathmin 1a codes for MAAPKDIQVKELDKRASGQAFEVILGVPTPDTKGDFPLAPPKKKDVSLEEIQRKLDAAEERRRNHEAEVLKHLAEKREHEKEVLQKAMEENNNFSKMAEEKLNQKMEANKDKRTAMMAAMNEKFKEKDKKLEDVRKNKETNQTNLEEDTPED; via the exons ATGGCAGCCCCCAAAG ATATTCAGGTCAAGGAACTTGACAAGCGGGCCTCTGGCCAGGCCTTTGAGGTTATCCTTGGTGTTCCTACCCCAGACACTAAGGGTGACTTCCCCTTGGCACCCCCAAAGAAAAAGGATGTCTCACTGGAGGAAATTCAGAGGAAGCTGGATGCGGCAGAAGAAAGACGCAGG aATCATGAAGCTGAGGTTTTGAAGCATTTAGCAGAAAAACGTGAGCATGAAAAAGAAGTGCTGCAGAAAGCTATGGAGGAGAACAACAATTTCAGCAAAATGGCTGAGGAGAAACTCAATCAAAAAATGGAAGCCAACAAAGACAAACGCACAGCAATGATGGCAGCAATGAATGAAAAATTCAAGGAGAAA GACAAAAAATTGGAAGACGTGcgaaaaaataaagaaaccaATCAAACCAACTTGGAAGAAGATACTCCAGAAGACTGA